A window of the Scleropages formosus chromosome 5, fSclFor1.1, whole genome shotgun sequence genome harbors these coding sequences:
- the ndufaf3 gene encoding NADH dehydrogenase [ubiquinone] 1 alpha subcomplex assembly factor 3: MALRCGSSGLLVRRGLRLAVRAGGAGPPASLPGPSAAARGHRLAPGDDELYQRTTVSIMRKEPHGGVLVQSYGPRGFTVDGNRAVGPCALLPPAILQWNVGSYEDISVDSLSLFHLLEPRIELLVLGTGAHVERLKPEVLAFLKTKGIAVEIQDTPNACATFNFLSGERRVVAAGLIPPPVVQKDDP, from the exons ATGGCGCTGCGCTGCGGATCTTCGGGGCTCCTGGTCCGGCGGGGGCTTCGGCTCGCTGTCCGCGCAGGAGGGGCGGGACCGCCTGCTTCTTTACCAGG GCCGTCGGCGGCGGCGCGGGGACACCGCTTGGCCCCCGGGGACGACGAGCTGTACCAGCGCACCACCGTGTCCATCATGCGCAAGGAGCCCCACGGCGGAGTCCTCGTCCAGAGCTACGGGCCGCGCGGCTTCACCGTGGACGGCAACCGGGCGGTGGGCCCCTGCGCCCTGCTGCCCCCCGCCATCCTGCAGTGGAAC GTGGGCAGCTATGAGGACATCTCGGTTGACAGCCTGTCCCTCTTCCACCTGCTGGAGCCTCGCATTG AGCTCCTGGTTCTGGGCACGGGGGCCCACGTGGAGCGGCTGAAGCCCGAGGTCCTGGCCTTCCTGAAGACGAAGGGCATCGCCGTGGAAATCCAGGACACG cCCAACGCCTGTGCGACATTCAACTTCCTGTCCGGTGAGAGACGGGTGGTGGCGGCCGGTCTGATCCCACCTCCCGTCGTCCAGAAGGACGACCCCTAA
- the LOC108933824 gene encoding rab GDP dissociation inhibitor alpha-like isoform X3: protein MCTVCPLVSTAPCLCVSHPSRPPVLLQECILSGILSANGKRVLHIDRNPYYGGESASISPLEELYKKFNVPGPGKAMGQGRHWSVDLVPKFLLASGPLVQMLLYTEVTRYLDFKVVEGSFVYRGGRVHRVPCTEAQAQASDLMGRFDKRRFRKFLLFALNFDESDRRRHHELDPQRRTARDVFRHFDLGSEVVEFVGHAVALHSSDEYLEQPFLQTMRRIQLYAESQDRYGHSPYLYPLYGLGELLQAFGRLSTDHGGGYLLNHPVEDIVMESGKVAGVKSEGRVFRCKQLICEPSYVPERVRSAARLIRVVCLLNHPIRDTEDAKSCYIIIPQTQLRRKSDIYICMVSYAHNIAPEGKYVAVVSTTVETSNPEREVQPGLELLEPIVQKFVSITSFFVPLDDGRRSQIFVSRSYDASAHFETECEDIRDMYRRMMGSELSLRGLRGEQGGRDEASGQRSAQQPPPSDLPACSASCGRR, encoded by the exons atgtgtactgtatgtccaCTGGTGTCCACtgctccctgtctctgtgtctcccATCCGTCCCGTCCACCTGTGCTCCTCCAGGAGTGTATCCTCTCCGGGATTTTGTCAGCGAACGGCAAGAGGGTTCTCCACATAGACAGGAACCCGTATTACGGTGGGGAAAGTGCCTCCATCTCCCCCCTGGAAGAG CTCTACAAGAAGTTTAACGTCCCGGGTCCCGGAAAAGCCATGGGTCAGGGACGCCACTGGAGCGTGGACCTCGTCCCCAAATTCCTGCTGGCCAGTG GGCCGCTCGTACAGATGCTGCTCTACACCGAGGTGACCCGTTACCTGGACTTCAAGGTGGTGGAGGGCAGCTTCGTGTACCGGGGGGGGCGTGTCCACAGAGTGCCGTGCACCGAGGCCCAGGCCCAGGCTTCAG ACCTCATGGGCAGGTTCGACAAGCGCCGCTTCCGCAAGTTCCTTCTCTTCGCTCTGAACTTTGACGAGAGCGACCGGCGGAGGCACCACGAGCTGGACCCCCAGCGCAGAACCGCGAGGGACGTGTTCCGGCACTTCGACCTGGGGTCAGAGGTCGTGGAGTTCGTCGGTCACGCCGTGGCTCTGCATTCCAGTGACGA GTACCTGGAGCAGCCCTTCCTGCAGACCATGAGGCGGATCCAGCTGTACGCAGAGTCGCAGGACCGCTATGGTCACAGCCCCTATCTGTACCCGCTCTACGGCCTGGGGGAGCTGCTGCAGGCCTTTGGCAG ACTGAGCACTGACCATGGGGGGGGCTACCTGCTTAACCACCCGGTTGAGGACATCGTGATGGAAAGTGGCAAAGTGGCCGGTGTGAAGTCAGAAGGACGG GTGTTCCGGTGCAAGCAGCTCATCTGCGAGCCGAGCTACGTGCCGGAGCGGGTCAGGAGTGCGGCGCGGCTCATCCGGGTCGTGTGTCTTCTCAACCATCCCATCCGGGACACGGAGGACGCCAAGTCCTGCTACATCATCATCCCCCAAACGCAGCTCCGCAGGAAGTCGG ACATCTACATCTGCATGGTGTCCTATGCGCACAACATCGCCCCCGAGGGCAAGTACGTTGCCGTGGTGAGCACCACTGTGGAGACCAGCAACCCCGAGAGAGAGGTGCAGCCGGGTCTTGAGCTCCTCGAACCCATCGTGCAGAA GTTCGTTTCCATCACCAGCTTCTTTGTGCCCCTTGACGACGGCAGGAGGAGTCAG ATCTTCGTGTCCCGTTCCTACGATGCCAGCGCGCACTTTGAGACGGAGTGCGAGGACATCAGGGACATGTACCGGCGCATGATGGGCTCCGAGCTCAGCCTGAGGGGCCTGCGCGGAGAGCAGGGCGGCAGGGACGAGGCGTCCGGCCAGCGGTCCGCACAACAGCCGCCCCCTTCAGATCTCCCAGCATGCTCCGCTTCGTGCGGAAGGCGATGA
- the LOC108933824 gene encoding rab GDP dissociation inhibitor alpha-like isoform X1, protein MCTVCPLVSTAPCLCVSHPSRPPVLLQECILSGILSANGKRVLHIDRNPYYGGESASISPLEEVCPSLSLSLSHTHTHTHTQTLVPPQDCQQCSALLTYVSAATSLCPQLYKKFNVPGPGKAMGQGRHWSVDLVPKFLLASGPLVQMLLYTEVTRYLDFKVVEGSFVYRGGRVHRVPCTEAQAQASDLMGRFDKRRFRKFLLFALNFDESDRRRHHELDPQRRTARDVFRHFDLGSEVVEFVGHAVALHSSDEYLEQPFLQTMRRIQLYAESQDRYGHSPYLYPLYGLGELLQAFGRLSTDHGGGYLLNHPVEDIVMESGKVAGVKSEGRVFRCKQLICEPSYVPERVRSAARLIRVVCLLNHPIRDTEDAKSCYIIIPQTQLRRKSDIYICMVSYAHNIAPEGKYVAVVSTTVETSNPEREVQPGLELLEPIVQKFVSITSFFVPLDDGRRSQIFVSRSYDASAHFETECEDIRDMYRRMMGSELSLRGLRGEQGGRDEASGQRSAQQPPPSDLPACSASCGRR, encoded by the exons atgtgtactgtatgtccaCTGGTGTCCACtgctccctgtctctgtgtctcccATCCGTCCCGTCCACCTGTGCTCCTCCAGGAGTGTATCCTCTCCGGGATTTTGTCAGCGAACGGCAAGAGGGTTCTCCACATAGACAGGAACCCGTATTACGGTGGGGAAAGTGCCTCCATCTCCCCCCTGGAAGAGGTTtgtccttccctctctctctctctctctcacacacacacacacacacacacacagacacttgtCCCTCCTCAGGATTGCCAGCAGTGCAGTGCTCTGTTGACCTATGTCAGCGCCGCTACCTCTCTGTGTCCTCAGCTCTACAAGAAGTTTAACGTCCCGGGTCCCGGAAAAGCCATGGGTCAGGGACGCCACTGGAGCGTGGACCTCGTCCCCAAATTCCTGCTGGCCAGTG GGCCGCTCGTACAGATGCTGCTCTACACCGAGGTGACCCGTTACCTGGACTTCAAGGTGGTGGAGGGCAGCTTCGTGTACCGGGGGGGGCGTGTCCACAGAGTGCCGTGCACCGAGGCCCAGGCCCAGGCTTCAG ACCTCATGGGCAGGTTCGACAAGCGCCGCTTCCGCAAGTTCCTTCTCTTCGCTCTGAACTTTGACGAGAGCGACCGGCGGAGGCACCACGAGCTGGACCCCCAGCGCAGAACCGCGAGGGACGTGTTCCGGCACTTCGACCTGGGGTCAGAGGTCGTGGAGTTCGTCGGTCACGCCGTGGCTCTGCATTCCAGTGACGA GTACCTGGAGCAGCCCTTCCTGCAGACCATGAGGCGGATCCAGCTGTACGCAGAGTCGCAGGACCGCTATGGTCACAGCCCCTATCTGTACCCGCTCTACGGCCTGGGGGAGCTGCTGCAGGCCTTTGGCAG ACTGAGCACTGACCATGGGGGGGGCTACCTGCTTAACCACCCGGTTGAGGACATCGTGATGGAAAGTGGCAAAGTGGCCGGTGTGAAGTCAGAAGGACGG GTGTTCCGGTGCAAGCAGCTCATCTGCGAGCCGAGCTACGTGCCGGAGCGGGTCAGGAGTGCGGCGCGGCTCATCCGGGTCGTGTGTCTTCTCAACCATCCCATCCGGGACACGGAGGACGCCAAGTCCTGCTACATCATCATCCCCCAAACGCAGCTCCGCAGGAAGTCGG ACATCTACATCTGCATGGTGTCCTATGCGCACAACATCGCCCCCGAGGGCAAGTACGTTGCCGTGGTGAGCACCACTGTGGAGACCAGCAACCCCGAGAGAGAGGTGCAGCCGGGTCTTGAGCTCCTCGAACCCATCGTGCAGAA GTTCGTTTCCATCACCAGCTTCTTTGTGCCCCTTGACGACGGCAGGAGGAGTCAG ATCTTCGTGTCCCGTTCCTACGATGCCAGCGCGCACTTTGAGACGGAGTGCGAGGACATCAGGGACATGTACCGGCGCATGATGGGCTCCGAGCTCAGCCTGAGGGGCCTGCGCGGAGAGCAGGGCGGCAGGGACGAGGCGTCCGGCCAGCGGTCCGCACAACAGCCGCCCCCTTCAGATCTCCCAGCATGCTCCGCTTCGTGCGGAAGGCGATGA
- the LOC108933824 gene encoding rab GDP dissociation inhibitor alpha-like isoform X4, with amino-acid sequence MPEYDVIVLGTGLKECILSGILSANGKRVLHIDRNPYYGGESASISPLEELYKKFNVPGPGKAMGQGRHWSVDLVPKFLLASGPLVQMLLYTEVTRYLDFKVVEGSFVYRGGRVHRVPCTEAQAQASDLMGRFDKRRFRKFLLFALNFDESDRRRHHELDPQRRTARDVFRHFDLGSEVVEFVGHAVALHSSDEYLEQPFLQTMRRIQLYAESQDRYGHSPYLYPLYGLGELLQAFGRLSTDHGGGYLLNHPVEDIVMESGKVAGVKSEGRVFRCKQLICEPSYVPERVRSAARLIRVVCLLNHPIRDTEDAKSCYIIIPQTQLRRKSDIYICMVSYAHNIAPEGKYVAVVSTTVETSNPEREVQPGLELLEPIVQKFVSITSFFVPLDDGRRSQIFVSRSYDASAHFETECEDIRDMYRRMMGSELSLRGLRGEQGGRDEASGQRSAQQPPPSDLPACSASCGRR; translated from the exons ATGCCGGAGTATGACGTCATCGTCCTCGGTACAGGGCTGAAG GAGTGTATCCTCTCCGGGATTTTGTCAGCGAACGGCAAGAGGGTTCTCCACATAGACAGGAACCCGTATTACGGTGGGGAAAGTGCCTCCATCTCCCCCCTGGAAGAG CTCTACAAGAAGTTTAACGTCCCGGGTCCCGGAAAAGCCATGGGTCAGGGACGCCACTGGAGCGTGGACCTCGTCCCCAAATTCCTGCTGGCCAGTG GGCCGCTCGTACAGATGCTGCTCTACACCGAGGTGACCCGTTACCTGGACTTCAAGGTGGTGGAGGGCAGCTTCGTGTACCGGGGGGGGCGTGTCCACAGAGTGCCGTGCACCGAGGCCCAGGCCCAGGCTTCAG ACCTCATGGGCAGGTTCGACAAGCGCCGCTTCCGCAAGTTCCTTCTCTTCGCTCTGAACTTTGACGAGAGCGACCGGCGGAGGCACCACGAGCTGGACCCCCAGCGCAGAACCGCGAGGGACGTGTTCCGGCACTTCGACCTGGGGTCAGAGGTCGTGGAGTTCGTCGGTCACGCCGTGGCTCTGCATTCCAGTGACGA GTACCTGGAGCAGCCCTTCCTGCAGACCATGAGGCGGATCCAGCTGTACGCAGAGTCGCAGGACCGCTATGGTCACAGCCCCTATCTGTACCCGCTCTACGGCCTGGGGGAGCTGCTGCAGGCCTTTGGCAG ACTGAGCACTGACCATGGGGGGGGCTACCTGCTTAACCACCCGGTTGAGGACATCGTGATGGAAAGTGGCAAAGTGGCCGGTGTGAAGTCAGAAGGACGG GTGTTCCGGTGCAAGCAGCTCATCTGCGAGCCGAGCTACGTGCCGGAGCGGGTCAGGAGTGCGGCGCGGCTCATCCGGGTCGTGTGTCTTCTCAACCATCCCATCCGGGACACGGAGGACGCCAAGTCCTGCTACATCATCATCCCCCAAACGCAGCTCCGCAGGAAGTCGG ACATCTACATCTGCATGGTGTCCTATGCGCACAACATCGCCCCCGAGGGCAAGTACGTTGCCGTGGTGAGCACCACTGTGGAGACCAGCAACCCCGAGAGAGAGGTGCAGCCGGGTCTTGAGCTCCTCGAACCCATCGTGCAGAA GTTCGTTTCCATCACCAGCTTCTTTGTGCCCCTTGACGACGGCAGGAGGAGTCAG ATCTTCGTGTCCCGTTCCTACGATGCCAGCGCGCACTTTGAGACGGAGTGCGAGGACATCAGGGACATGTACCGGCGCATGATGGGCTCCGAGCTCAGCCTGAGGGGCCTGCGCGGAGAGCAGGGCGGCAGGGACGAGGCGTCCGGCCAGCGGTCCGCACAACAGCCGCCCCCTTCAGATCTCCCAGCATGCTCCGCTTCGTGCGGAAGGCGATGA
- the LOC108933824 gene encoding rab GDP dissociation inhibitor alpha-like isoform X6: MPEYDVIVLGTGLKLYKKFNVPGPGKAMGQGRHWSVDLVPKFLLASGPLVQMLLYTEVTRYLDFKVVEGSFVYRGGRVHRVPCTEAQAQASDLMGRFDKRRFRKFLLFALNFDESDRRRHHELDPQRRTARDVFRHFDLGSEVVEFVGHAVALHSSDEYLEQPFLQTMRRIQLYAESQDRYGHSPYLYPLYGLGELLQAFGRLSTDHGGGYLLNHPVEDIVMESGKVAGVKSEGRVFRCKQLICEPSYVPERVRSAARLIRVVCLLNHPIRDTEDAKSCYIIIPQTQLRRKSDIYICMVSYAHNIAPEGKYVAVVSTTVETSNPEREVQPGLELLEPIVQKFVSITSFFVPLDDGRRSQIFVSRSYDASAHFETECEDIRDMYRRMMGSELSLRGLRGEQGGRDEASGQRSAQQPPPSDLPACSASCGRR, from the exons ATGCCGGAGTATGACGTCATCGTCCTCGGTACAGGGCTGAAG CTCTACAAGAAGTTTAACGTCCCGGGTCCCGGAAAAGCCATGGGTCAGGGACGCCACTGGAGCGTGGACCTCGTCCCCAAATTCCTGCTGGCCAGTG GGCCGCTCGTACAGATGCTGCTCTACACCGAGGTGACCCGTTACCTGGACTTCAAGGTGGTGGAGGGCAGCTTCGTGTACCGGGGGGGGCGTGTCCACAGAGTGCCGTGCACCGAGGCCCAGGCCCAGGCTTCAG ACCTCATGGGCAGGTTCGACAAGCGCCGCTTCCGCAAGTTCCTTCTCTTCGCTCTGAACTTTGACGAGAGCGACCGGCGGAGGCACCACGAGCTGGACCCCCAGCGCAGAACCGCGAGGGACGTGTTCCGGCACTTCGACCTGGGGTCAGAGGTCGTGGAGTTCGTCGGTCACGCCGTGGCTCTGCATTCCAGTGACGA GTACCTGGAGCAGCCCTTCCTGCAGACCATGAGGCGGATCCAGCTGTACGCAGAGTCGCAGGACCGCTATGGTCACAGCCCCTATCTGTACCCGCTCTACGGCCTGGGGGAGCTGCTGCAGGCCTTTGGCAG ACTGAGCACTGACCATGGGGGGGGCTACCTGCTTAACCACCCGGTTGAGGACATCGTGATGGAAAGTGGCAAAGTGGCCGGTGTGAAGTCAGAAGGACGG GTGTTCCGGTGCAAGCAGCTCATCTGCGAGCCGAGCTACGTGCCGGAGCGGGTCAGGAGTGCGGCGCGGCTCATCCGGGTCGTGTGTCTTCTCAACCATCCCATCCGGGACACGGAGGACGCCAAGTCCTGCTACATCATCATCCCCCAAACGCAGCTCCGCAGGAAGTCGG ACATCTACATCTGCATGGTGTCCTATGCGCACAACATCGCCCCCGAGGGCAAGTACGTTGCCGTGGTGAGCACCACTGTGGAGACCAGCAACCCCGAGAGAGAGGTGCAGCCGGGTCTTGAGCTCCTCGAACCCATCGTGCAGAA GTTCGTTTCCATCACCAGCTTCTTTGTGCCCCTTGACGACGGCAGGAGGAGTCAG ATCTTCGTGTCCCGTTCCTACGATGCCAGCGCGCACTTTGAGACGGAGTGCGAGGACATCAGGGACATGTACCGGCGCATGATGGGCTCCGAGCTCAGCCTGAGGGGCCTGCGCGGAGAGCAGGGCGGCAGGGACGAGGCGTCCGGCCAGCGGTCCGCACAACAGCCGCCCCCTTCAGATCTCCCAGCATGCTCCGCTTCGTGCGGAAGGCGATGA
- the LOC108933824 gene encoding rab GDP dissociation inhibitor alpha-like isoform X2, giving the protein MPEYDVIVLGTGLKECILSGILSANGKRVLHIDRNPYYGGESASISPLEEVCPSLSLSLSHTHTHTHTQTLVPPQDCQQCSALLTYVSAATSLCPQLYKKFNVPGPGKAMGQGRHWSVDLVPKFLLASGPLVQMLLYTEVTRYLDFKVVEGSFVYRGGRVHRVPCTEAQAQASDLMGRFDKRRFRKFLLFALNFDESDRRRHHELDPQRRTARDVFRHFDLGSEVVEFVGHAVALHSSDEYLEQPFLQTMRRIQLYAESQDRYGHSPYLYPLYGLGELLQAFGRLSTDHGGGYLLNHPVEDIVMESGKVAGVKSEGRVFRCKQLICEPSYVPERVRSAARLIRVVCLLNHPIRDTEDAKSCYIIIPQTQLRRKSDIYICMVSYAHNIAPEGKYVAVVSTTVETSNPEREVQPGLELLEPIVQKFVSITSFFVPLDDGRRSQIFVSRSYDASAHFETECEDIRDMYRRMMGSELSLRGLRGEQGGRDEASGQRSAQQPPPSDLPACSASCGRR; this is encoded by the exons ATGCCGGAGTATGACGTCATCGTCCTCGGTACAGGGCTGAAG GAGTGTATCCTCTCCGGGATTTTGTCAGCGAACGGCAAGAGGGTTCTCCACATAGACAGGAACCCGTATTACGGTGGGGAAAGTGCCTCCATCTCCCCCCTGGAAGAGGTTtgtccttccctctctctctctctctctcacacacacacacacacacacacacagacacttgtCCCTCCTCAGGATTGCCAGCAGTGCAGTGCTCTGTTGACCTATGTCAGCGCCGCTACCTCTCTGTGTCCTCAGCTCTACAAGAAGTTTAACGTCCCGGGTCCCGGAAAAGCCATGGGTCAGGGACGCCACTGGAGCGTGGACCTCGTCCCCAAATTCCTGCTGGCCAGTG GGCCGCTCGTACAGATGCTGCTCTACACCGAGGTGACCCGTTACCTGGACTTCAAGGTGGTGGAGGGCAGCTTCGTGTACCGGGGGGGGCGTGTCCACAGAGTGCCGTGCACCGAGGCCCAGGCCCAGGCTTCAG ACCTCATGGGCAGGTTCGACAAGCGCCGCTTCCGCAAGTTCCTTCTCTTCGCTCTGAACTTTGACGAGAGCGACCGGCGGAGGCACCACGAGCTGGACCCCCAGCGCAGAACCGCGAGGGACGTGTTCCGGCACTTCGACCTGGGGTCAGAGGTCGTGGAGTTCGTCGGTCACGCCGTGGCTCTGCATTCCAGTGACGA GTACCTGGAGCAGCCCTTCCTGCAGACCATGAGGCGGATCCAGCTGTACGCAGAGTCGCAGGACCGCTATGGTCACAGCCCCTATCTGTACCCGCTCTACGGCCTGGGGGAGCTGCTGCAGGCCTTTGGCAG ACTGAGCACTGACCATGGGGGGGGCTACCTGCTTAACCACCCGGTTGAGGACATCGTGATGGAAAGTGGCAAAGTGGCCGGTGTGAAGTCAGAAGGACGG GTGTTCCGGTGCAAGCAGCTCATCTGCGAGCCGAGCTACGTGCCGGAGCGGGTCAGGAGTGCGGCGCGGCTCATCCGGGTCGTGTGTCTTCTCAACCATCCCATCCGGGACACGGAGGACGCCAAGTCCTGCTACATCATCATCCCCCAAACGCAGCTCCGCAGGAAGTCGG ACATCTACATCTGCATGGTGTCCTATGCGCACAACATCGCCCCCGAGGGCAAGTACGTTGCCGTGGTGAGCACCACTGTGGAGACCAGCAACCCCGAGAGAGAGGTGCAGCCGGGTCTTGAGCTCCTCGAACCCATCGTGCAGAA GTTCGTTTCCATCACCAGCTTCTTTGTGCCCCTTGACGACGGCAGGAGGAGTCAG ATCTTCGTGTCCCGTTCCTACGATGCCAGCGCGCACTTTGAGACGGAGTGCGAGGACATCAGGGACATGTACCGGCGCATGATGGGCTCCGAGCTCAGCCTGAGGGGCCTGCGCGGAGAGCAGGGCGGCAGGGACGAGGCGTCCGGCCAGCGGTCCGCACAACAGCCGCCCCCTTCAGATCTCCCAGCATGCTCCGCTTCGTGCGGAAGGCGATGA
- the LOC108933824 gene encoding rab GDP dissociation inhibitor alpha-like isoform X7: protein MLLYTEVTRYLDFKVVEGSFVYRGGRVHRVPCTEAQAQASDLMGRFDKRRFRKFLLFALNFDESDRRRHHELDPQRRTARDVFRHFDLGSEVVEFVGHAVALHSSDEYLEQPFLQTMRRIQLYAESQDRYGHSPYLYPLYGLGELLQAFGRLSTDHGGGYLLNHPVEDIVMESGKVAGVKSEGRVFRCKQLICEPSYVPERVRSAARLIRVVCLLNHPIRDTEDAKSCYIIIPQTQLRRKSDIYICMVSYAHNIAPEGKYVAVVSTTVETSNPEREVQPGLELLEPIVQKFVSITSFFVPLDDGRRSQIFVSRSYDASAHFETECEDIRDMYRRMMGSELSLRGLRGEQGGRDEASGQRSAQQPPPSDLPACSASCGRR from the exons ATGCTGCTCTACACCGAGGTGACCCGTTACCTGGACTTCAAGGTGGTGGAGGGCAGCTTCGTGTACCGGGGGGGGCGTGTCCACAGAGTGCCGTGCACCGAGGCCCAGGCCCAGGCTTCAG ACCTCATGGGCAGGTTCGACAAGCGCCGCTTCCGCAAGTTCCTTCTCTTCGCTCTGAACTTTGACGAGAGCGACCGGCGGAGGCACCACGAGCTGGACCCCCAGCGCAGAACCGCGAGGGACGTGTTCCGGCACTTCGACCTGGGGTCAGAGGTCGTGGAGTTCGTCGGTCACGCCGTGGCTCTGCATTCCAGTGACGA GTACCTGGAGCAGCCCTTCCTGCAGACCATGAGGCGGATCCAGCTGTACGCAGAGTCGCAGGACCGCTATGGTCACAGCCCCTATCTGTACCCGCTCTACGGCCTGGGGGAGCTGCTGCAGGCCTTTGGCAG ACTGAGCACTGACCATGGGGGGGGCTACCTGCTTAACCACCCGGTTGAGGACATCGTGATGGAAAGTGGCAAAGTGGCCGGTGTGAAGTCAGAAGGACGG GTGTTCCGGTGCAAGCAGCTCATCTGCGAGCCGAGCTACGTGCCGGAGCGGGTCAGGAGTGCGGCGCGGCTCATCCGGGTCGTGTGTCTTCTCAACCATCCCATCCGGGACACGGAGGACGCCAAGTCCTGCTACATCATCATCCCCCAAACGCAGCTCCGCAGGAAGTCGG ACATCTACATCTGCATGGTGTCCTATGCGCACAACATCGCCCCCGAGGGCAAGTACGTTGCCGTGGTGAGCACCACTGTGGAGACCAGCAACCCCGAGAGAGAGGTGCAGCCGGGTCTTGAGCTCCTCGAACCCATCGTGCAGAA GTTCGTTTCCATCACCAGCTTCTTTGTGCCCCTTGACGACGGCAGGAGGAGTCAG ATCTTCGTGTCCCGTTCCTACGATGCCAGCGCGCACTTTGAGACGGAGTGCGAGGACATCAGGGACATGTACCGGCGCATGATGGGCTCCGAGCTCAGCCTGAGGGGCCTGCGCGGAGAGCAGGGCGGCAGGGACGAGGCGTCCGGCCAGCGGTCCGCACAACAGCCGCCCCCTTCAGATCTCCCAGCATGCTCCGCTTCGTGCGGAAGGCGATGA
- the LOC108933824 gene encoding rab GDP dissociation inhibitor alpha-like isoform X5, giving the protein MCTVCPLVSTAPCLCVSHPSRPPVLLQECILSGILSANGKRVLHIDRNPYYGGESASISPLEEVCPSLSLSLSHTHTHTHTQTLVPPQDCQQCSALLTYVSAATSLCPQLYKKFNVPGPGKAMGQGRHWSVDLVPKFLLASGPLVQMLLYTEVTRYLDFKVVEGSFVYRGGRVHRVPCTEAQAQASDLMGRFDKRRFRKFLLFALNFDESDRRRHHELDPQRRTARDVFRHFDLGSEVVEFVGHAVALHSSDEYLEQPFLQTMRRIQLYAESQDRYGHSPYLYPLYGLGELLQAFGRLSTDHGGGYLLNHPVEDIVMESGKVAGVKSEGRVFRCKQLICEPSYVPERVRSAARLIRVVCLLNHPIRDTEDAKSCYIIIPQTQLRRKSGSFPSPASLCPLTTAGGVRSSCPVPTMPARTLRRSARTSGTCTGA; this is encoded by the exons atgtgtactgtatgtccaCTGGTGTCCACtgctccctgtctctgtgtctcccATCCGTCCCGTCCACCTGTGCTCCTCCAGGAGTGTATCCTCTCCGGGATTTTGTCAGCGAACGGCAAGAGGGTTCTCCACATAGACAGGAACCCGTATTACGGTGGGGAAAGTGCCTCCATCTCCCCCCTGGAAGAGGTTtgtccttccctctctctctctctctctcacacacacacacacacacacacacagacacttgtCCCTCCTCAGGATTGCCAGCAGTGCAGTGCTCTGTTGACCTATGTCAGCGCCGCTACCTCTCTGTGTCCTCAGCTCTACAAGAAGTTTAACGTCCCGGGTCCCGGAAAAGCCATGGGTCAGGGACGCCACTGGAGCGTGGACCTCGTCCCCAAATTCCTGCTGGCCAGTG GGCCGCTCGTACAGATGCTGCTCTACACCGAGGTGACCCGTTACCTGGACTTCAAGGTGGTGGAGGGCAGCTTCGTGTACCGGGGGGGGCGTGTCCACAGAGTGCCGTGCACCGAGGCCCAGGCCCAGGCTTCAG ACCTCATGGGCAGGTTCGACAAGCGCCGCTTCCGCAAGTTCCTTCTCTTCGCTCTGAACTTTGACGAGAGCGACCGGCGGAGGCACCACGAGCTGGACCCCCAGCGCAGAACCGCGAGGGACGTGTTCCGGCACTTCGACCTGGGGTCAGAGGTCGTGGAGTTCGTCGGTCACGCCGTGGCTCTGCATTCCAGTGACGA GTACCTGGAGCAGCCCTTCCTGCAGACCATGAGGCGGATCCAGCTGTACGCAGAGTCGCAGGACCGCTATGGTCACAGCCCCTATCTGTACCCGCTCTACGGCCTGGGGGAGCTGCTGCAGGCCTTTGGCAG ACTGAGCACTGACCATGGGGGGGGCTACCTGCTTAACCACCCGGTTGAGGACATCGTGATGGAAAGTGGCAAAGTGGCCGGTGTGAAGTCAGAAGGACGG GTGTTCCGGTGCAAGCAGCTCATCTGCGAGCCGAGCTACGTGCCGGAGCGGGTCAGGAGTGCGGCGCGGCTCATCCGGGTCGTGTGTCTTCTCAACCATCCCATCCGGGACACGGAGGACGCCAAGTCCTGCTACATCATCATCCCCCAAACGCAGCTCCGCAGGAAGTCGG GTTCGTTTCCATCACCAGCTTCTTTGTGCCCCTTGACGACGGCAGGAGGAGTCAG ATCTTCGTGTCCCGTTCCTACGATGCCAGCGCGCACTTTGAGACGGAGTGCGAGGACATCAGGGACATGTACCGGCGCATGA